A genomic window from Carassius gibelio isolate Cgi1373 ecotype wild population from Czech Republic chromosome A11, carGib1.2-hapl.c, whole genome shotgun sequence includes:
- the LOC128022811 gene encoding prepro-urotensin II-beta-like — MASDGNVLEPLLGRPLIHSAEMTYGRPGKCSHLLSFTQAKVQQVICYISCSPVVLVEEEQVVSPDDLSYSRQAYLSQGAAGFGYPSLITGDISSDGQRFISICSSLKLAVSEQLDSSRVEMQKNVQVLLEKPLSSRFLGGRKQYRKRGGNTECFWKYCV, encoded by the exons ATGGCCAGCGATGGAAA CGTCCTCGAACCTCTGCTGGGACGTCCTCTGATCCATTCGGCAGAGATGACCTACGGCAGGCCTGGTAAGTGCTCTCATCTGCTCTCATTCACACAAGCTAAAGTTCAGCAGGTTATATGTTATATATCATGTTCACCTGTAGTTCTTGTAGAAGAGGAGCAGGTGGTCAGTCCAGACGACCTGAGTTACTCCAGGCAGGCGTATCTGTCCCAGGGTGCCGCAGGATTCGGTTACCCATCCCTCATCACTGGAGACATCAGCAGTGACGGTCAGCGGTTCATTTCAATATGCTCTTCCCTTAAACTCGCT GTCTCAGAACAGCTGGATTCGTCTCGAGTCGAGATGCAAAAGAA CGTTCAGGTCTTGCTGGAAAAGCCGTTGTCGAGTCGTTTCCTGGGCGGCAGGAAGCAGTATCGCAAACGAGGCGGCAACACAGAGTGTTTCTGGAAATACTGTGTCTGA